The following are from one region of the Penaeus chinensis breed Huanghai No. 1 chromosome 5, ASM1920278v2, whole genome shotgun sequence genome:
- the LOC125025878 gene encoding transmembrane protein 19-like isoform X2, with translation MQHRNGFLLLLLFSLPVSMILWLINAFLSTTIGVEVIEPSRWLGATLVPLLVAWWGLARRSLSFSGAVCGLVVGFILTLSSYVYLVDLMVFFVTSSRATKYKSASKRKLEENFKEGGERNWVQVVCNGGVASLLAWLFIVDCGCGENPVDLVYKYRCSWLSVAILGALACCNGDTWASELGAVMSSGEPVLITSLQPVPRGTNGAVSTSGIIMSLLGGLVVGIGHYLTLLMFVSSPVMISAPAQWPIIFVGAVGGLLGSLIDSVIGATMQFSGMDSNGKIVERPGDGVIPISGTYILDNHAVNLISSLLTALLLPRIALVIM, from the exons ATGCAGCACAGGAACGGATTTTTGCTGCTGCTCTTGTTCAGCTTGCCGGTGTCCATGATCCTGTGGCTCATCAATGCCTTTTTGTCCACCACGATAGGAG tgGAAGTGATTGAGCCGAGCAGATGGTTGGGCGCGACTCTGGTTCCGCTGCTCGTGGCCTGGTGGGGCCTCGCTCGCCGCTCCCTTTCCTTCAGCGGCGCCGTCTGCG GTCTGGTGGTGGGCTTCATCCTGACGCTGAGCAGCTACGTCTATCTGGTGGACCTGATGGTCTTCTTCGTCACCTCCTCGAGAGCCACCAAGTACAAGTCGGCAAGCAAGCGCAAGCTGGAGGAGAACTtcaaagagg GAGGTGAACGAAACTGGGTACAAGTGGTTTGCAATGGCGGTGTTGCAAGCTTACTGGCCTGGCTCTTCATCGTGGACTGTGGGTGCGGAGAAAACCCAGTAGACCTCGTTTACAAGTACCGCTGCTCCTGGCTTAGCGTTGCCATTCTCG GTGCACTGGCATGCTGCAATGGTGACACGTGGGCCTCTGAGCTGGGGGCAGTCATGAGTTCCGGAGAACCTGTACTTATTACGTCTCTTCAGCCCGTGCCACGAG GAACAAATGGAGCTGTGAGCACCTCGGGGATCATCATGAGCCTCTTGGGAGGACTTGTAGTGGGCATCGGGCACTACCTAACACTTCTGATGTTTGTGTCGAGTCCCGTTATGATCTCGGCACCGGCCCAGTGGCCCATAATCTTCGTAGGGGCAGTTGGAGGACTTCTTGGTAGTCTTATTGATTCTGTGATCGGTGCTACTATGCAGTTCTCAG GTATGGACTCCAATGGAAAGATTGTTGAGCGACCTGGAGATGGAGTAATACCAATATCAGGTACATACATCTTGGACAACCATGCGGTCAACCTCATAAGCTCTCTCCTAACTGCTCTCCTGCTCCCAAGGATTGCCCTTGTGATCATGTAG
- the LOC125025878 gene encoding transmembrane protein 19-like isoform X3 — MQHRNGFLLLLLFSLPVSMILWLINAFLSTTIGGLVVGFILTLSSYVYLVDLMVFFVTSSRATKYKSASKRKLEENFKEGGERNWVQVVCNGGVASLLAWLFIVDCGCGENPVDLVYKYRCSWLSVAILGALACCNGDTWASELGAVMSSGEPVLITSLQPVPRGTNGAVSTSGIIMSLLGGLVVGIGHYLTLLMFVSSPVMISAPAQWPIIFVGAVGGLLGSLIDSVIGATMQFSGMKLGMDSNGKIVERPGDGVIPISGTYILDNHAVNLISSLLTALLLPRIALVIM; from the exons ATGCAGCACAGGAACGGATTTTTGCTGCTGCTCTTGTTCAGCTTGCCGGTGTCCATGATCCTGTGGCTCATCAATGCCTTTTTGTCCACCACGATAGGAG GTCTGGTGGTGGGCTTCATCCTGACGCTGAGCAGCTACGTCTATCTGGTGGACCTGATGGTCTTCTTCGTCACCTCCTCGAGAGCCACCAAGTACAAGTCGGCAAGCAAGCGCAAGCTGGAGGAGAACTtcaaagagg GAGGTGAACGAAACTGGGTACAAGTGGTTTGCAATGGCGGTGTTGCAAGCTTACTGGCCTGGCTCTTCATCGTGGACTGTGGGTGCGGAGAAAACCCAGTAGACCTCGTTTACAAGTACCGCTGCTCCTGGCTTAGCGTTGCCATTCTCG GTGCACTGGCATGCTGCAATGGTGACACGTGGGCCTCTGAGCTGGGGGCAGTCATGAGTTCCGGAGAACCTGTACTTATTACGTCTCTTCAGCCCGTGCCACGAG GAACAAATGGAGCTGTGAGCACCTCGGGGATCATCATGAGCCTCTTGGGAGGACTTGTAGTGGGCATCGGGCACTACCTAACACTTCTGATGTTTGTGTCGAGTCCCGTTATGATCTCGGCACCGGCCCAGTGGCCCATAATCTTCGTAGGGGCAGTTGGAGGACTTCTTGGTAGTCTTATTGATTCTGTGATCGGTGCTACTATGCAGTTCTCAGGTATGAAACTAG GTATGGACTCCAATGGAAAGATTGTTGAGCGACCTGGAGATGGAGTAATACCAATATCAGGTACATACATCTTGGACAACCATGCGGTCAACCTCATAAGCTCTCTCCTAACTGCTCTCCTGCTCCCAAGGATTGCCCTTGTGATCATGTAG
- the LOC125025878 gene encoding transmembrane protein 19-like isoform X1: MQHRNGFLLLLLFSLPVSMILWLINAFLSTTIGVEVIEPSRWLGATLVPLLVAWWGLARRSLSFSGAVCGLVVGFILTLSSYVYLVDLMVFFVTSSRATKYKSASKRKLEENFKEGGERNWVQVVCNGGVASLLAWLFIVDCGCGENPVDLVYKYRCSWLSVAILGALACCNGDTWASELGAVMSSGEPVLITSLQPVPRGTNGAVSTSGIIMSLLGGLVVGIGHYLTLLMFVSSPVMISAPAQWPIIFVGAVGGLLGSLIDSVIGATMQFSGMKLGMDSNGKIVERPGDGVIPISGTYILDNHAVNLISSLLTALLLPRIALVIM; encoded by the exons ATGCAGCACAGGAACGGATTTTTGCTGCTGCTCTTGTTCAGCTTGCCGGTGTCCATGATCCTGTGGCTCATCAATGCCTTTTTGTCCACCACGATAGGAG tgGAAGTGATTGAGCCGAGCAGATGGTTGGGCGCGACTCTGGTTCCGCTGCTCGTGGCCTGGTGGGGCCTCGCTCGCCGCTCCCTTTCCTTCAGCGGCGCCGTCTGCG GTCTGGTGGTGGGCTTCATCCTGACGCTGAGCAGCTACGTCTATCTGGTGGACCTGATGGTCTTCTTCGTCACCTCCTCGAGAGCCACCAAGTACAAGTCGGCAAGCAAGCGCAAGCTGGAGGAGAACTtcaaagagg GAGGTGAACGAAACTGGGTACAAGTGGTTTGCAATGGCGGTGTTGCAAGCTTACTGGCCTGGCTCTTCATCGTGGACTGTGGGTGCGGAGAAAACCCAGTAGACCTCGTTTACAAGTACCGCTGCTCCTGGCTTAGCGTTGCCATTCTCG GTGCACTGGCATGCTGCAATGGTGACACGTGGGCCTCTGAGCTGGGGGCAGTCATGAGTTCCGGAGAACCTGTACTTATTACGTCTCTTCAGCCCGTGCCACGAG GAACAAATGGAGCTGTGAGCACCTCGGGGATCATCATGAGCCTCTTGGGAGGACTTGTAGTGGGCATCGGGCACTACCTAACACTTCTGATGTTTGTGTCGAGTCCCGTTATGATCTCGGCACCGGCCCAGTGGCCCATAATCTTCGTAGGGGCAGTTGGAGGACTTCTTGGTAGTCTTATTGATTCTGTGATCGGTGCTACTATGCAGTTCTCAGGTATGAAACTAG GTATGGACTCCAATGGAAAGATTGTTGAGCGACCTGGAGATGGAGTAATACCAATATCAGGTACATACATCTTGGACAACCATGCGGTCAACCTCATAAGCTCTCTCCTAACTGCTCTCCTGCTCCCAAGGATTGCCCTTGTGATCATGTAG